The following proteins are co-located in the Planctomycetota bacterium genome:
- a CDS encoding cysteine desulfurase family protein encodes MIYLDNNATTRPDDAVVERVRDSVGEAFGNPSSVHALGQQTRAAIDEARASVAELVGCRDREITFTGSGTEATNTLLRGLASKRAGRIVTTVVEHDATHRTVETLGESGRDVAFLPVDESGRLSPETMREALDEDAAVVSVIWANNETGVLNDVASLAEVCREKGVPLHVDATQMVGKLPVDLHAVGCDAATFSPHKFHGLKGVGCLYVRRGLRVPPLVVGGPQERDRRGGTENVVGILAAGVAAETSPDRIAAAGDTAAKRDRLEQSLVDALPDVRINGLDADRLPNTSNIAFKGVQAEALLMLMNEAGVCASAGAACSSGSLEPSRVLLAMGVPEPWAFGSIRLSLSRETTDAEVGDAIRIISESVTRLRRVMPVAA; translated from the coding sequence GTGATTTACCTCGACAACAACGCGACCACGCGGCCCGACGATGCCGTCGTCGAGCGTGTGCGAGACTCCGTTGGCGAAGCGTTTGGCAACCCGAGCAGCGTCCACGCCCTCGGCCAGCAGACGCGGGCCGCGATCGACGAGGCCCGAGCGAGCGTCGCGGAGTTGGTCGGCTGTCGCGACCGCGAGATCACCTTCACCGGCAGCGGCACCGAGGCGACAAACACGCTGCTCCGCGGCCTGGCTTCGAAGCGTGCCGGCCGGATCGTCACGACCGTCGTCGAGCACGATGCGACGCACCGCACCGTCGAAACCCTCGGCGAGTCCGGCCGTGATGTGGCTTTCCTGCCGGTGGACGAATCAGGGCGTCTGTCGCCCGAAACGATGCGGGAAGCGCTCGACGAGGACGCGGCGGTCGTCTCGGTCATTTGGGCGAACAACGAGACGGGCGTTTTGAACGACGTCGCGTCGCTGGCGGAGGTGTGCCGTGAGAAGGGCGTGCCGCTGCACGTCGACGCGACGCAGATGGTCGGCAAGCTGCCGGTCGATCTACACGCCGTCGGTTGCGACGCGGCGACGTTCTCGCCGCACAAATTCCACGGGCTCAAAGGCGTCGGGTGTCTATACGTCCGGCGTGGGCTGCGCGTGCCGCCGCTGGTGGTGGGCGGGCCTCAGGAGCGGGACCGTCGCGGCGGGACGGAGAACGTCGTCGGCATCCTCGCGGCGGGCGTCGCGGCAGAGACGTCGCCAGATCGCATCGCCGCTGCGGGCGACACCGCGGCCAAGCGTGATCGGCTGGAGCAGTCGCTTGTTGACGCGTTGCCCGACGTTCGGATCAACGGCCTCGACGCCGATCGGCTGCCGAACACGAGCAACATCGCCTTCAAGGGTGTGCAGGCGGAGGCCCTGCTGATGCTGATGAACGAGGCCGGCGTCTGTGCCAGCGCCGGTGCCGCCTGCAGCAGCGGTTCGCTCGAGCCGAGCCGGGTGCTGCTGGCGATGGGTGTCCCCGAGCCGTGGGCATTCGGAAGCATCCGACTGAGTCTGTCGCGCGAGACGACGGACGCAGAGGTCGGCGACGCGATCCGCATCATTTCCGAGTCTGTCACGCGTCTGCGTCGTGTCATGCCCGTCGCAGCATGA
- a CDS encoding sulfatase-like hydrolase/transferase, producing MGQPNLMIVMCDELRWCEPGCYGGQAKTPHLDALAARGVRCETAVSNAPVCMPARSVVLSGQHARTCTGFTNNTALRFARDADGSKGWCFDGYAPAEKCGFDDPTLAELLRDAGYHTRAIGKWHVDAWPHDLGFDRYLIPRNHHAHSAQPFCEDGGPELMPDGFSPDFEADRVCSFLAETHEKPWFLYYNLSPPHMPLADMPERYLTMFDAASVGRRGNVPDDFVPEERAVGAYLWDYRHYLQFMPHAVADAKAGRSIEALYALYLGATAWVDDLVGRVMQQLETTGQLDDTLVIFTSDHGDMMGSHGLMGKATLYEESYRIPMIAAGAGVPGGRVASDGVASLLDLAPTLLDAANQASLDHLQGTSLLPMFAGTAPGPEAAVIETSHDGTGLRTTSHLLALDRQDQAFTGNVRRFHDLTADPQQNQAFEDSGLRVDLQSRLADWDATTPWRAPHT from the coding sequence ATGGGCCAACCGAACCTGATGATCGTCATGTGCGACGAGCTCCGCTGGTGCGAGCCCGGCTGCTACGGCGGCCAGGCCAAGACGCCGCACCTCGACGCACTCGCCGCCCGTGGCGTCCGCTGCGAGACGGCCGTCAGCAACGCCCCGGTCTGCATGCCTGCCCGCAGTGTCGTCCTCAGCGGACAGCACGCCCGCACCTGCACGGGCTTCACGAACAACACCGCCCTTCGCTTCGCACGCGACGCCGACGGCTCGAAAGGGTGGTGCTTCGACGGCTACGCCCCGGCCGAAAAGTGCGGCTTCGACGACCCGACGCTCGCCGAACTGCTGCGAGACGCCGGCTATCACACGCGGGCCATCGGCAAGTGGCACGTCGACGCCTGGCCGCACGACCTCGGCTTCGACCGATACCTCATCCCGCGCAACCACCACGCTCATTCCGCCCAACCGTTCTGCGAAGACGGCGGCCCAGAGCTGATGCCCGACGGCTTCAGCCCCGACTTCGAGGCGGACCGCGTCTGCTCATTCCTCGCGGAAACGCACGAGAAGCCCTGGTTCCTCTACTACAACCTCAGCCCGCCGCACATGCCGCTGGCGGACATGCCCGAGCGGTACCTGACGATGTTCGACGCCGCTTCCGTCGGCCGACGTGGAAACGTGCCAGACGACTTCGTGCCGGAAGAGCGTGCCGTCGGGGCGTACCTGTGGGACTACCGGCACTACCTGCAGTTCATGCCCCACGCCGTCGCCGACGCCAAGGCCGGGCGATCGATCGAGGCGCTCTACGCGCTCTACCTCGGCGCGACCGCCTGGGTCGACGACCTCGTCGGCCGGGTCATGCAGCAGCTCGAAACGACCGGCCAGCTAGACGACACGCTCGTCATCTTCACCAGCGATCACGGCGACATGATGGGCAGCCACGGCCTGATGGGGAAGGCGACGCTCTACGAAGAGAGCTACCGCATCCCCATGATTGCCGCCGGCGCCGGCGTGCCCGGCGGAAGGGTCGCGTCCGACGGCGTCGCCTCGCTCCTCGACCTCGCCCCCACCCTCCTCGACGCGGCCAACCAGGCGTCGCTGGACCATCTGCAGGGCACGAGCCTCCTGCCGATGTTCGCTGGCACCGCCCCCGGCCCCGAGGCTGCCGTCATCGAAACCTCCCATGACGGCACCGGCCTCCGCACCACCAGCCACCTCCTGGCCCTGGACCGCCAAGACCAAGCGTTCACCGGCAACGTCCGACGCTTCCACGACCTGACGGCCGATCCCCAGCAAAACCAAGCTTTCGAGGACTCGGGCCTGCGGGTTGATCTGCAAAGTCGTTTAGCCGACTGGGACGCCACGACGCCTTGGCGTGCTCCCCACACTTGA
- a CDS encoding type II secretion system protein, with product MMEHVSSKTRSARAFTLVELLVVIAIISLLISILLPTLSRAQNSARLVVCASNLRQVGIGLRAYASEQGALPSAHGDADNLHYNGFGWIERIVEGGYLPSDDPANEERRDVLFCPADNVTFVESDSASLAWGAEWNTSYKGLYSFGWYSILPNGNRANNPTTSSTDGTVHYLGEQLAKVPANPQFQVTRDDYVPLVAEVVTTIKSQANRGLIAPFRSDIFGETSHPFSTPHRDAVRNVLYQDGSVDRGELFFLPSTSIGQVLSHPKRPFAGD from the coding sequence ATGATGGAGCACGTTTCTTCGAAAACCAGATCCGCCCGAGCGTTCACGTTGGTGGAGCTGCTCGTGGTCATTGCGATCATCTCTCTGTTGATTTCGATTCTGCTCCCCACGCTCAGTCGTGCTCAGAACTCGGCACGGCTGGTCGTCTGCGCCTCCAACCTGCGTCAGGTCGGCATCGGCCTCCGGGCCTACGCGTCGGAGCAAGGCGCGCTCCCCAGTGCCCACGGCGACGCGGACAACCTGCACTACAACGGGTTCGGCTGGATCGAACGCATCGTCGAGGGCGGATACCTGCCGAGCGACGATCCGGCCAACGAAGAGCGGCGAGACGTGTTGTTCTGCCCGGCAGACAACGTCACCTTCGTCGAGTCGGACTCAGCTTCACTCGCCTGGGGTGCCGAGTGGAACACGTCGTACAAGGGCTTGTACAGCTTCGGTTGGTACTCCATCTTGCCCAACGGCAATCGCGCGAACAATCCGACGACCAGCTCGACCGACGGCACGGTCCACTACCTCGGCGAACAGCTCGCCAAGGTCCCTGCAAACCCACAGTTCCAAGTCACGCGGGACGATTACGTCCCGCTCGTCGCTGAGGTCGTAACGACGATCAAAAGCCAGGCGAACCGAGGGCTGATCGCCCCCTTCCGCAGCGACATCTTCGGCGAGACGTCTCACCCATTCTCGACGCCTCACCGTGACGCCGTGCGCAACGTCCTCTACCAAGACGGATCGGTCGACCGAGGCGAGCTGTTCTTCCTCCCCTCGACATCCATCGGCCAAGTCCTGTCCCACCCCAAGCGACCTTTCGCTGGCGACTGA